The DNA window GTATCTTCGTTTTTGTCTTCTCCTCCCCAAACTGATCCTCTCCTTGACGGAAATGCCGTTGAGATCCGGTCATGGACAGGGAGGCTAACCTTCCTCTCCCATCTCTACCTCCGCCAAAAAATCTCGTTCGTCCGGTCACCAACGCCGCCGACACGACTTCATCTTCGTCCTCGTTCTCTTCCTCCCCCCCGGACTTTCTCCGGCATGTCCAAGCCGCCTTCAAGCGCCACCGCCCCCTCGGTACCACCACCCCTATCTGTAACTTTTTGTACTTTCGATCTCTCTAGATCTCGCTTTTACTAAGAAGTTCTGAAAATTAGGGTTTACAATTTGGcacattcattcatttatttatctattgCTATTTactataaaatgaaattaaggCTTAATCCAGGAATGCTGATTACTATGTTCACGattgtgttaattaatttgGAATCAACTTCTTCATCTTGAAGTCAAGTtcgaagattttgtttttaatttgtgaCCAGAATACTTTAATTATCACTTTTTGACAGTTAAATTGTAATATATGTCGAAGTTCTAAGTGTTTGGCATGCTCGTTTTAGGTATAATGCAAACGAATAATAGTATAAAGCCTAGGCGTACGTTGATTCCACAGCGTGAAGCATCGAGAACCGTAGCTTCAAATGTGGATCCTACTACAGGGACGAAGAAGTCTCAAGATGTTGTTCCTCTAAGTAAAGATTCAATTTTGCAAACAAAGAATCCAGTTGCTGTTATTAGGGAAACTCATGAAGATGCATCTCCGTTTCCAGGAACCATTACAAAGACGTTTGATGAGAGTTTCAATCCGTTTGATGGACAGAGAGAGCAACCAGAATCTGTTATTGCTACTAAAGAGGATAATCAGGTGCCCCTGACATGTGTAGAATCTCAACTTGTTGAGGGTAAGAGAAAAGTCCAGTTTTTGACAGTGAACAAGGCCACTTCCCAGGGTAATATACTGCTCCTTGCTTTTTTGAGTGATCGTTTGAAAGTTGGTTTTGTTGGATTACTTGTTGTTTGTCATCTAATCTAAGATGCCGTGGCAAAAGCTTTTAAGTTTTGTACTCTGGACATATATATATGTACTGTTATCTTCTAACTTGCAGGGGCCGATGATGGAATGGCCACTGGATTGGAGAACTTGTCTTCTCATATGGGTTCACTTGCATTGACAGAAATGGAATGGGATGTGAGCAATCAAGTAGAGGTGTCAAATGTGATTAATGATGAAACGAAGCAGCAGAACTTTCATAACATGGAATCAGATGTCACTTCGAGATCTGATGGAGCTGTAACATCACTGGCAAAGAGAGCAATGGTTGTTCAGGATCAGTTGCATCAATTGAGGAACTTCTTAAACCAACCAGCTACTCAATCATCTGTTGTTGGTCCATCTTGTGCTACCACAACATCTGTTCATTCTACTTCGGCACCCATGCTTAACTCAACGACTTATTGCTCTCGTCTACATACAGAGAATGGTTCTCAAGCTGCTGTCGAACCTTTGAGGGATTCTAATGCAAATTCTCAGCATGTAACTCCAAGGAATTTGGAGCAGCTGTCACATCCTTTATTGAAGGACACAAGTGCTATGCTAATTGACCTGAGAGCCACTGCAACCCAGCCTTCTACCTCTGCTATTCATTCCCAATTTAAGGAGCTTGACCTGCCTAAGGAGCAAAAGGGAAGCATGCCTGAGGCACATGACATTGCAAACAATCCTTCTCTTGTTGATAAGCCCGCTAAGGAGAGAGGACCCGCAGATGAAGGTACTGATGTCCAATCTCAGCGTCCAATGTCCAGAAACCCATCTTCAAATGTGAAGTTGGAGCCATCTAAaccagaaaacaaagaaaaggttGCAAGCAGTAAAGGCACATCAGTACCTCGGAAAAGGAGTTATGATCCAGATTTGTTCTTTAAAGTTAATGGGAAGCTCTATCAAAGGCTTGGTAAGATAGGAAGTGGAGGAAGTAGTGAGGTTCACAAAGTCATTTCCTCAGACTGTACAATCTATGCACTCAAGAAAATCAAGCTCAAGGGTCGTGATTATGGAACTGCATATGGTTTTTGCCAGGAAATTCTATAtctaaacaaattaaagggGAAGAACAACATTATACAGTTAATAGATTATGAGGTACTCACTTGCATCCTTAAAAGAATCATGCTCTAAATGATATGATTTAACTGGGGCAATCATGTTTGCAATTTACTCAAACTCTATACCTTGTGGTTGTACATATGTGCTTCGAGATAACATTATAGAAGACGATAAATCTTCTGTGCCAGAAGAATAGGTCTTTTATATTgatgttcttttttcttctcatcagAATCCATATCTTAAAGGCTTGACATCTATTCTTGATTTATTCATCTACTAGATCTCTAACACTCTCTTTTGGAATTAGGTGACAGATAAAGCTTTGCTCCATGAAGTCATGAGTAGCTCCATAAGTAATAAAGATGGAAGAGTTAAGGATGATGGGTGCATATACATGGTCCTTGAATACGGGGAAATTGATTTGGCTCACATGCTGGCCCAGAAATGGAAGGAGATGGATAGCTCCAACCAGACGATAGATGAGAATTGGCTTAGATTTTACTGGCAGGTCCTCGGGCTTCACCTGGCCTTGCATCATAGTTgcagtttaatttatattaacacTCTATAGCTATTTCTAATATTACAGATTGATAGCTATAGCTACTAATTCAGATGTCAGTTTTTAATGCTAGAATGAAGTCATTTTGAACAGTGGGGAGCATTTTGTCTTTGTTTAAAGGAAGCACTGTAATCATGCTCCTGTTTTCATTATTGGGACTTTGTCTGCATCACGGGGTGGATAAGTTTCTAATGTGGCATGATGTTGATTATTgacattttttcattttccattttcaaTCTCTCTCATAGTTTGTATGGAAGGGGATTTGGCATGGATGAGGAAACACACTTGTTTATATGAGCAATGCAACATTGTCTTCATATGATACTAACAAATAGCAAATTTACATCATCTTGAAAACACACAGAATTTGTTGGTCTAAggcatatttttttgttttattcattgTTATTTGAATGGCAGTGCAGATTAACATTGTTTTGTTCAAATATTTTGCAGCAAATACTTCAAGCTGTCAATACCATTCATGAGGAACGTATTGTACACTCTGACCTGAAGCCAGCAAATTTTCTTCTTGTCAAAGGTTCTCTGAAGTTGATTGATTTTGGTATCGCCAAAGCCATAATGAGTGATACCACTAATATTCAAAGGGATTCACAGGTAGACTTTACTTATTCCTTGTATTTGGTTTTCCAAACTATTATTAGATTTAGAAGTATGATTGCATCAGAATGCAGATTCCACCTTGTATGTGCCCTTCTGTTGATTGACCACATGTTGCCACTAAGAACACGCCCTTCTTTTGTTCTGTGTATTTTTGGATGAAGAGGATTGCTTAATTGTCAATTTAGCTTATTTAAGAGGTTCTTTAGTTAGTATTATTTTGCTTAGTGGTTCATATTCTGTTTCTGCAGGTAGGTACCCTGAGCTACATGTCTCCAGAGGCATTCATGTGCAATGAGAGTGATGCGAATGGAAACACCATAAAGTGTGGTCGACCATCAGATATTTGGTCCCTTGGCTGTATCCTTTACCAAATGGTGTATGGAAGAACCCCCTTTTCTGAGTTCAAGACTTTTTGGGCCAAGTTCAAAGTTATAACAGATCCAAACCATGAGATAACTTATGAGCCAGTTTCCAACCCATGGCTTCTTGATCTTATGAAAAAATGCTTGGCTTGGGACCGGAACGAGAGGTGGAGAATCCCTCAATTACTTCAACACCCTTTTCTTGTTCCACCAGTACCAACTCAACCATCAGTATCTCAGAAACAAGGTTGTAAACTGCTTCAACTTGTCTCAGAAACTTGTAGCGGTGACCAAGAAGCTTCTGTGCTATGCCGTGAGCTCCAACAATTGCTTAACCCAGGTACTCTCACACCTGAGTCATCAACATCGCGAGACCAACAATGTAAGTTGCTCTCGCAGATGTCTAAGCTTTGTTTTCAGCTCCGGGAGTGTTTAGCAAAGTTAGAGAGAGGATAGGAATGGTTTCAGGTAGTCAACTCTGGGAAGGTCTTCTTCTCGTTTGGGAATATGAGAAATCTTGTCCGTCCACTGTAAGGTGTACACATCCCTGTTGTTTAATTATGCCTTCAAACAGAAGAATTGAACTCCAATTCTTTACTTGTATGCATCTCCTTTTTGAAAGCGCGCAGCGCGACAAAGGATGTGTAATCTTTCACTTGCTTTGCGCAACTTCTATGTAAGATAGCACAGTACTGACATGATTTTCTACTTAACTGTAATAGCTATTTGTCATGGATCTTCTGAGAAAATTTTCAGCACATTGTCTAGGGAAGCAAGTAacgataaataataataaaaataacaaaaacaacccCTGGTGGCGGAAAACCTAAATTAACTCCTGTGTGGTAACTTCAGGATTTTTAccgaaaatgatttttttttcctcacagGTATTGTTTAGAATACTTTGGCTCATGCAAATGCGAGTTCCTGGAATGGTAGGGTACTTATATCATACTCGATGTGAGAAGAAAAACTGCCTGCTCCtacgattttgtttttttccaaactATAGTGGCGTGAGCAATTTGTACGGGTTTGCCGGGGTTCCCTTGTGCCGGTGAATTTTTGCGTCCTACTATTGATTGATTATGGAAGGCAGTAGAAAAGGAACGAAGCCGGTTGTGAGCTCCATGATTGATTACCTCCTATGACTGTATTAACTGAATGCTTCCATTAAGGAAGTTGACGAGGGCAAATCGTATCAAACGAATGACAGAGTAATTACCATCTCATTTTGCAAATTTCTACAAAGGTAGGGTCTAACCATCAAACGAATAGAAGGCGCAACAGACTTTCGCTTATCCTTCTCAAGCAGGGAGAGAGACAGCGATGCAACTTCCAGTCTGATTTCTGAAGATCATACACAAACACAATTATTCActcatttttttgaaagaaaaaataatagatgGAAGAACTAGCCGCGCTTGTATCTGGTAGTCGAGTAGAATTGTAAATATTTTAGACTGGAGAGTGTAGACGATTccagtattattttaaatttaaatatttagtcTCACCTTCCCTTCCGTTCCTCCAATTTTCACATTCGCAAAAAATGCCCTAAAATATTGGGCTATGTAATTTCTTTTGTCATAAAATACCTCTCCGCCGTTCCTTCTGCGAATAACGTATCGCTTTTATAATCCAACGGCTCCAAAACGTCAGTGACAACAAACTTTAAGCACCTGCTGTTCCTATAACACGTGTTGTGTTCTCCGCAAACTAAACTTCTAACTCCGTAGAGAAAGAGGTTTTTTACGACTTGAATTGGACCCCAAGGGAGCGGAATCTAGCTAATGCCAGAAAAACTTCTCTCGCGCTTCTCTCGCGCTTCATTCACGCTTCCTCACCTGCGTTTTCTCTCTCCACAATCTTCTCTCTCGCTCCGCTCTCTACATAACTTCATTGCTCCTACAAGCCAGAAAAGCCCATTCACTCTATCTCGATCAGTTGCAGCCGCTACAGGTACGTGTCAGATGCCTTTACCTTTCTTGACAACTGGAAATGcttttaaatcttgatttgttgctgctgctgttgttttgGTTCAGCAATggatagcagcagcagcacgcCTTGTAAGCTGGTATTATGCGGAAAATCATCTGCAGAGAATGAAATTGCtaaatcattaatgaataaTAACACTCTTAAACTGCCTGATAATGTGCAAGTCTCTACTCTCTTGCACTCGGAGATTATTAATAAGCAGCAGCGGCAAGACGAAGAGTCTTTCTGTATTGAACGGTTTATGAATTCTCTTTCAACTAATCAATTCGGTAGATTACTCATCTGGTCGCCGATATTGCCTTCAACTCATGATGTTGTTTCCAAGTAAGAATCTCCAATTTCAATTTTCCGATTTTTTTCGTGTGTATAATAAATTCAGAtgcttaattttcttcttctttttgacagTAATTTTGGTGAGCTTCCAATTGGTACTGTTTGCGTTGCTGATGTTCAATATAAAGGGCGAGGTTTGTGATATAAATTTCGTGCTGTGATTTCGGATTTCCAATGATCAATAGTTATAACTTTGTATGTTTGATTGTGCAGGTCGATCAAAGAATGTATGGGAATCTCCAGCAGGTTGCCTGATGTTTTCATTTACCATTCAAATGGAGGATGGACGAGTTGTGCCTTTGTTGCAATATGTAGTGTCTCTTGCTGTTACAGAGGCAATAAAGGATGTTTGCGACAaaaatgttggtttttttttcccttcttaatTGAAGGGTGTTGCCAGTCATTAACTAGTTATAACCTTGCTCTTTCttatttgataactaaatatcGCTTACTTGGTGATGTTTACTTGACAAGAGAACATAATGACTTAAACAAGTAAATTAGTCAAGTTGCATTCAGAGTATGTGATCTTAGAGAACGAAGTGCTAGTAACTCATTACGTTGGTGTGTGAAAAACATaagttttttaagaattttcacCTGATAGTGTCGGATTGAAAGGTGGCTTGTGGCTGCTTTACCCATCAATGCCATGCATGATTGTTTTATTGCAATTTTTCAGCCAGCCAGTATGTGAGTTTGAGGTTTGATTCACTCATTTGGGagtatatgatttatttcaggGCTTACCGCGTATTGATGTTAGAATCAAATGGCCAAATGATCTTTATTTGAATGGTCTTAAAGTTGGAGGCATTCTCTCCACCTCAACATATAAATCAAAGAAGTTCAATGTCAGTACCGgtaaatataattctttttctGTGATCTGCAATTGTTTTCTGATGTTCACACTTCCATATTGCTAACTGGCTACTTTGTTTATTCTTTATCACTTGTTCTCTATAATCCAAATCATAGAGAAGGTTGGTTCTAAGTTTGCATGTATGATACAAATAATATAGTATCACAATCTTGCAGGTATAGGCTTGAATGTCGATAATGAGAAACCAACAACATGCTTGAATGCAGTCTTAAGAGAATTGTCTGCTGCTGCATGCACATTAAGAAGAGAAGATATTGTTGCAGCCtttctaaataaatttgaaaatttttatgatcttttcataaatggAGGTGAGCCAATACTTTTTGAAAAGTCATATCCATCATCAATATGTCATCTCATTTATCAATCATTCTGTAGAAATGTCATCCAGACATGCCAACCTTCTTTGGTTTTATCATGTCGAAAGTTGAAGCTATCATTTTCTTGTAGCAATTAACTGAGTTTATTTCCAGATAAATTCATTTGATAAGGGCCCATACTTGAAATGTTTCCTTAGAAATCCTGCTAGGTTAAAAGGCATGTATGTCTATGCATGATTATTCCAGTTGTTTCTTGAAGGTATGCTTGCCACGTAACATCATAAAAGGAAGAGAAACAACACCTTGGTAACTTAAATTTAAGGATTATTGGATAtaggatgaaaaaaagaagaagctatcCTGGAAATTTTAATATCTGTTAGTCAAACTTTTGAGGAGATAGAACTTCGTTACAGAAGCTCAAATGATTGtttttgagatttatttatagCTTCATGGCTTCATCCCCTCCCTCCCATTGCATTTGTggaatagatttttattttagctctatggttatcttttttattcttccccTTGGATACTTGCAGACTAGTGTGCTTGGTTTTTGCTGCTTTTAATTCTTGTATTACTTACATATTGTGGGATTTAGGGGTTTGCTTCAAATTTCTTCCAGATATTTGTTTGTTGTCCCCTAGCCTGGTAAAGCACCAGCTGGAATTGGCTTTATTCAGAAATCAGAAAGCATTGCAATGAGCTATTCTTATTAAGTTCTCTAAGATAGATTGAGGGTGCTGATTTGATACTTTTCAACCAGTCACGGAATGCACATgctaattcttaaccaactgcTTCATGTAGTTCTGCTTGAATCAGCTCGAGGGATTTTAGAATGGTAGGATAATGGATTGAATTTATATGGTTTATTAACATGAATGGTGAAGTTTGATAGCAAAAGGGTGAAGATttgatggcttttttttttggatcccCAGACTCTACTCATTTGTCCCTGGTTAATCATATATGGAAGGGCTAGATACACTCTAAGGTTAAGTTTTTTGTTCGGTTAGTtctcaaaaacataaattccaATGACTTGTTACAAGTTACTAATTGTGTTGATGttgtttccttctctcttttcatAGCTGCATCAgaaaattctttagaaataGCAGTTTGTTTCTAGTGacttttttcatttctcttgtCAAACTAATTGTATTacttatgataataataataacaataatgccACGTTCAttctttctgtgttttttttttcttttggcatGTCATCCAGGATTTCAAACTCTTGAGGAGCTTTACTATAAAACATGGCTACACAGGTAAGACATGCTTTTTTATCACTCTCCAGCGTTTTAACATGATTCCCTCTTTGTTATGTTAATGATTTCCTTTTCTGGGTGTGATTGTTTACTTTATCTAATGTAAGGGGCACTGGAAATGTTTATAATTGGTTAAGGTAGATGTTCATTCAAATCAAAGATGTTTTATCGGTTTCTCATTTCATCACTTCCTCTGAAATTTTATGTCCATACAAGTTTTGAAGGAGATAATCTTCAAGATACATAGCAAAGGAGGTCCATCATCTCCTGTTATTTCTATTGCCATGAAATGTATTGAGGTCCATAGAAGTTTTAGATTACTTTTTTAATGAATTCCTTGCACCTGAGAATGGTGCTTGGCAACCTGAAAACAATTTGActgaaattaaaagggaaaaaaatcacattCTAGTTGCCATATGGAAAAAGAATATGGTTTCACACACTTTGCTTCAGCTAGGATGATGTGGTGTTCAAACCAATGAATCATCTGTTATCTTCTCAGTAATGTCCCTGTTTCAGCTGCTCACATTATCATTGGCCTTTGGATGTGTTGACCGTACAAGTGTACCTGGTTAATTTCCACAAATCTTTCTGTCAACGATTTTCTCATCCCCTACTCAATATTCTCACGTGTTTTGATTCccaattcgtttttttttttggtttttactttttacacATCACCAGATTTCTATTCGCTCTGCTTTAAAAATTCCTCATATTGAGCTAGATAACTGCTCAACTTTCTGTGCTATAAGACAGCTGATCTGACATGTTTAAACTGTTTAGACAAGCATGTTTCAGCGATTTGTTTTCTGGGAACACCTTTCACTAATttgcaaaattttaattttttttcatatgcttCTATAATTGGAACTTCAGAGGCTATCTCTGTTATCTTGGACCATAGTTATGTTCTTTATCCTGTACTAAACTCTTGAATTCAATTATCATAATCTGCAATACATTTGTCATCTTTTGCATGTatagttatgattttgttttgagatgttcaTGTAGTGGGCAGAGAGTTATCATCCAGGAGAAGAACGAGAACCAAGTAGTGGAGAACGTGGTCACCATTCAGGTATGACCATTGATATGGTTCCTAGATAGCATGCTACCTTGCAATTTGAATCCACTCTTTTCTCCTATGGAGATCTGAGGAACAGTTTTATTCTGTTACACATTACAAACTGAAGATCcatatttgattttgtaatttcagTTTCAATGTTGAAGTTTGGAAAAAATTAGTTACTTAAGCCTCTTGATATGACAAACCTGTTATATGATATTCCGCAAAATAAGGTGCCATTGCATTTTGCAATGGTGCTAAATAAGTGGAAGTGTCATGTTCCTTGTGCCAGAGCCTAAGATTTAGctgattgttttatttacagGGTTTGACATCCTCGGGTTATTTGCTAGCTATCGGTGAAGACAATCAAATGTGTGAACTTCATCCTGATGGCAATAGGTAGATTGGCTTTACCTTTCCAGATATATATTGTTGTTTAGGATATTCTACACTTGTTCCAAGTTGAATTTGAAGAGAATTTATGAGTTTGTGTGTTGCTGGGTTGTGCATGAGTAGTACTTATTCAACAAAATCATCGTGCATAAGTCCTTCTTTGCTTTGAAGTTTTCTACAATTGACTGAGGAGCTGTATAAAATTCCAAGAGGCAATGTGATAAGCAAACATAGTGCTAGGTCTGTGAAGATTTTTAGATATCCGATGATTTCATTTCTTCAAGTTTGCTCTCTAGTTAAGGCTATTAAGTTCAATTTCGCAACAAGCTTATGTTTCTTTCATTCAAGTTCGTGTggtaaaaagagagagataaaagGGTATGTGTGCATGTGTGAATATTTGCCTCCTTATTTCTCCTCCAATAAGATTTAGGGTGCCTTTGGCACTATGGACGAAACGTTTGTGGCTGCAGCCTCATCGTTAGCTTTCTCATTACTTTCCAgtcatcagcatatcaaaaccaCTTTTACCATGTCTTTAGGTAGCTGTACGAGGAAATGATGTGTTGATGTATCCTATTTTCTAATACAAGGATTACATGGACCCATGTGCATAGTGTCCTCTATGTAACTTTTCTCAACCCAGATGTCTCGAGCCCTTGGCTTGGTTCGTGTTTTAATGGGCCGTTAACAACTTTCCGTGTTTCTAAATTTtcctttcatcaaataaaaaacagttaGAAACCCCTGTGCTACTAAGTGTTACTATCTGCTATTATCTACTTGCTTTTCACTGAAATATGCTGAGATTGGTATCGTATAGTTTTACATTCAGATGATTTGGTTCCATACAGAGAACTTTCCTCATTATCCTCCTGAGATAAGTAATCACAGTTGTTTGTTCTCATTGGCTACAGTTTTGACTTCTTCAAAGGACTAGTCAGAAGAAAACTTGAATAAAGAAGATTCCCTAGCATCTTCCACTGGAGGCAAAAGTCATGTTGGAACAGCTGCGCAAGTGGAGATGTTTTACGAACTGTATTTCTTATTTTCGTTTAATTAAATCACTCTGCCCATATTTATCTTCAAGTTGCTTTGTTTAAATGAGATATTGACAAAACTTACACAGgtctttctttagttttttttttccttgcaagtGCAAATCTTTATTTACTTATGAATTAGGTCAGATTCCTTCacccaatatatataattaaggtCAGGTCATCTAAATTACGAACATTGTACAGCGTATTGTACATTTGCAAACCGAGATCACATACTTTTTTAAGCTGTTTGTTACTTTGCGGAGAGCAGATGTAGATCTCTAGcaataatcaatcatttgttaGAAATTTGGTCACTTTTGTGCCAGCTGTGGAACGATACCAAAGAACAAATTAATCCATAATTGATTTGGTCTTGTGGTTCTTTGATTATATTCTTTGTTCAAAAGGCCATATTGAAAGATGTGTTTGCTTTAGTTTTGTTAGCTGGATCCTTCCACCCATTATCAACCAGGTGTCAGACTAATATGGCTGTCATTGTTTTTCTACTTTATTTATCACTCTTGATTTGTTGAAAACATGCAGGGCAAAGATTTTTCTTCCAGGCCGATGATCACTCATCAGGACATACCTTGACTGGTGTGCAGTCTAAACCTCAGACACTGGTACGCCCTATGATTGAGGGGAATCTGTGTTATTCTCCGCCCTTTTCTCTCTCTGCATTTTATTttgggaaggaaaagaaaaggacccTCCACCCCCTTAAACACCAGCTTCtgcataaaacaaaattttcaaacttgATATGTATTATTGGGGCGGCCGTAACCCGTTATCGGGGTCCATGTGGCAGACATTGTCTTCATTGCTGTGTGTCAATATGGATTTATGTTGAGGTGTAGTCTTCTTCAAAAGGCTGCAAAAGAGCAAGTAAGATAAAGTTCATTCGTTCTACTTCGTTGTCGTCTATAAAAGATTCTGGGTTCCGTTTCGAAGTTTGAAGGTCCCCTCGTATATCAAAAGAGCGCCAAGTTGCAGCTTTTGTCCATCTTTTGCATGTCTTGCATGAGATGTTTGTAGATTGTCGACGCATTAGGAAAACCCACTCGTTGTTGCTTAAAATTTGGTGCGGATGCTGTGTTTATGTATGCTGGTTGTTGCTTGTAGCGGAGGTATAAGAATGTTTTGTGATTCTCAATCCTTTGCTTGCTGGCGGAGAAGCAATTCATGGATTAGATCCAAAAACAAAACgtcttttttaacattttttgtgTCCCAATTGGTTAACTTGGCTTTTCTTGCTGAAAATGACCTATCCGGTGTTATTAGATGTGTTAGCACCTTCTAAGAGGATGATTGAAATGGAGGGTGGCTTTTTGCATTTGACCACGAGTGGTGATAAAATTCGACTCTCGATGAAAGttcaatcatttgttttttttttttttttgaaaattggaCGTTACACTGTAGACTGAGaaggacaaaagaaaaaactggaTGTTACAAGCGTGGAGTACTGTTACTTCAGCCagccttttctttcctttttctaaaTTGGCTCATCGAGCAAGAAAAATACCAAATCACCAATTTCCTTGTACGTCTTTCTGACTTGGTTATTTTACCAGGCACATGGCTTTGGTGGCGAATTTGACATGAAAGATCAAACAAACACGAAATGTCAAAAGTAATTATGCCTTTAAATGCAGAATGGATGGGTTATATTCACCCTCCTTGAGGTTGTAACAGCATTATTCGTTCCCCTTTTAAAActgtattggtttttttttttttttaagtaatgtAGATATTCAGGTCAGCTCGtgtatatttcaattaatttcacgaatctaaaatgaaatgataaatcAAACAAACTCTAGAGTAACATGATCAATCAAACAATTTTTGTCAAGCCAGTAGCCCTGCCAGGATTAATGATCAACGTGATGCTTTGTACAGGACAACAACAAAATGAAATCTTCATCAATTTCGAACATCCTTTGAAGGGAAGCATAACAACTGTGTTTAGCCCTCTTCGGTCCGTGAGGCGTTCTTGGGAAGCAAGTCTGAAGGTCGAGCTAACTAGCTTAAGGCTGGTTATTAACTAATTCCTACAAAAGGATTCGCCAATCATTTTCAAATCTTAATGGCTCGGAATCGGTAATATATATGCTGATTCCCGTATTCCAGTGTTCAGACTCCACATTCTCTTATGATAAAAGCTCTTAAATGTCAAAGGGACATGAATAGAGATGGAGATAGAGGCAAGTTCAAGTTCACATTGTAATAATGTTCGGTGGGTTCATTATGCTTCGAGACCTAGTTGTGGAGGGGGAAAAGAATAGGATCAGTCTAGTAGACCTTGAGCATAATCACATGGCCAGCAGGCATGGTGGACCAGGgtgaatcaaataaaatgagGTTAATACATGGAACTGGGATGTGGAGAGAA is part of the Populus trichocarpa isolate Nisqually-1 chromosome 2, P.trichocarpa_v4.1, whole genome shotgun sequence genome and encodes:
- the LOC7463176 gene encoding serine/threonine-protein kinase MPS1 isoform X5, translating into MDREANLPLPSLPPPKNLVRPVTNAADTTSSSSSFSSSPPDFLRHVQAAFKRHRPLGIMQTNNSIKPRRTLIPQREASRTVASNVDPTTGTKKSQDVVPLSKDSILQTKNPVAVIRETHEDASPFPGTITKTFDESFNPFDGQREQPESVIATKEDNQVPLTCVESQLVEGKRKVQFLTVNKATSQEMEWDVSNQVEVSNVINDETKQQNFHNMESDVTSRSDGAVTSLAKRAMVVQDQLHQLRNFLNQPATQSSVVGPSCATTTSVHSTSAPMLNSTTYCSRLHTENGSQAAVEPLRDSNANSQHVTPRNLEQLSHPLLKDTSAMLIDLRATATQPSTSAIHSQFKELDLPKEQKGSMPEAHDIANNPSLVDKPAKERGPADEGTDVQSQRPMSRNPSSNVKLEPSKPENKEKVASSKGTSVPRKRSYDPDLFFKVNGKLYQRLGKIGSGGSSEVHKVISSDCTIYALKKIKLKGRDYGTAYGFCQEILYLNKLKGKNNIIQLIDYEVTDKALLHEVMSSSISNKDGRVKDDGCIYMVLEYGEIDLAHMLAQKWKEMDSSNQTIDENWLRFYWQQILQAVNTIHEERIVHSDLKPANFLLVKGSLKLIDFGIAKAIMSDTTNIQRDSQVGTLSYMSPEAFMCNESDANGNTIKCGRPSDIWSLGCILYQMVYGRTPFSEFKTFWAKFKVITDPNHEITYEPVSNPWLLDLMKKCLAWDRNERWRIPQLLQHPFLVPPVPTQPSVSQKQGCKLLQLVSETCSGDQEASVLCRELQQLLNPGTLTPESSTSRDQQCKLLSQMSKLCFQLRECLAKLERG
- the LOC7463176 gene encoding serine/threonine-protein kinase MPS1 isoform X4, yielding MDREANLPLPSLPPPKNLVRPVTNAADTTSSSSSFSSSPPDFLRHVQAAFKRHRPLGTTTPICIMQTNNSIKPRRTLIPQREASRTVASNVDPTTGTKKSQDVVPLRTITKTFDESFNPFDGQREQPESVIATKEDNQVPLTCVESQLVEGKRKVQFLTVNKATSQGADDGMATGLENLSSHMGSLALTEMEWDVSNQVEVSNVINDETKQQNFHNMESDVTSRSDGAVTSLAKRAMVVQDQLHQLRNFLNQPATQSSVVGPSCATTTSVHSTSAPMLNSTTYCSRLHTENGSQAAVEPLRDSNANSQHVTPRNLEQLSHPLLKDTSAMLIDLRATATQPSTSAIHSQFKELDLPKEQKGSMPEAHDIANNPSLVDKPAKERGPADEGTDVQSQRPMSRNPSSNVKLEPSKPENKEKVASSKGTSVPRKRSYDPDLFFKVNGKLYQRLGKIGSGGSSEVHKVISSDCTIYALKKIKLKGRDYGTAYGFCQEILYLNKLKGKNNIIQLIDYEVTDKALLHEVMSSSISNKDGRVKDDGCIYMVLEYGEIDLAHMLAQKWKEMDSSNQTIDENWLRFYWQQILQAVNTIHEERIVHSDLKPANFLLVKGSLKLIDFGIAKAIMSDTTNIQRDSQVGTLSYMSPEAFMCNESDANGNTIKCGRPSDIWSLGCILYQMVYGRTPFSEFKTFWAKFKVITDPNHEITYEPVSNPWLLDLMKKCLAWDRNERWRIPQLLQHPFLVPPVPTQPSVSQKQGCKLLQLVSETCSGDQEASVLCRELQQLLNPGTLTPESSTSRDQQCKLLSQMSKLCFQLRECLAKLERG